The Helianthus annuus cultivar XRQ/B chromosome 15, HanXRQr2.0-SUNRISE, whole genome shotgun sequence genomic sequence TCATTTTTAAAAGGAAAAATTTCAAGATCTCTTCTCCATTAATGTGCCTCATAGCTTCTTTTACCCTCTTCTCCTGCATATCATCATTTCTCCATTAATGTCcatggagacaaatccaccaaccTACGAGTTAATGTTGCTGGTTCATTTGCTCCCCAACAGGTTCATTACCAGTGACTTCCATACTGACGAGGAATTAAATGCTCAAGGTTTGTCTCTCTATCTAACTTAACTCCCTcgtatatatgttttttttatttgacatTTTTAATGGAATAATCCAAATATACTGCATGGCAATGTTCACCTGTACCATTCGAAGCTTCTGGATACACTAACATGCCGGTTGATGGTGCTGGATCATCTCAAGTCCCTGTTAGATCACCGAATTTTCTGATCTCCAACAAGTTCATTAGCAGCGATATTCCTACTGACGAGGTTATGGATAATGATCAAGGTTTGTTTTTCTATATACATGTTACactcgttttattttttttcttcccCGGATATGGCATAATGCAAACATATGACATAATGTTCACATGTAGCATCTGAAGATTCTGGCTACGCTAACATGCCGGGTGCTGGTTCTGGATCATCTCAGGGCCCTTCTGTGTTTGCTGAATCATCTCGCGGGCCGTTAGATGGTTGTTTATTTTCCATGGGAGCACACTTTATACTCATATACCAGATTTCTAACCTTTTGTGCTCTCATATACCAGATTTCTAACCTGTCGTTTTCTGATGCAGGGCCAGCGCATCCATACTTCGTTTTTGATACGCCTCAGGGAACCCGCTACTGGATTCCTACAGTCGCTGATAAGTTCATACCAGTGTGTGGGAAATCTTATCCGACATTTGAGGCTGTTCTCTCCATGTATGAACTTTATGCGTTTGAAGCTGGTTTTTCTGTTAAAAAAAGGCCAAACTAAAGTCTGGAATGGAATTCCCACACACAAGTATCTTCGCTGCTCAAAATACGGGAAACCACAACCAAAGAGGACTTTTGACACACTAGATGAATCTTCTGTAAGGCCAAAGAGAACCAACTTCACATTGTGTGACTGTAAGGCAAGCATTCTAGTCTCAATCTATAATGATACATACACAGTTCTGAGTTTCAATGATATTCATAATCATGAACTTGTTGAGAATTACAACCGTGATCTTAGCAAGATATCACGGAAGCTGTCATTCACCACCAAATAATTCATTCACAATATGAGTCTAAACCGTATCGGACCCATGAGAGCTTATAGATGTCTTGTAGCTTTAAAAGGCGGGCATCACAATGTCAACGGGACTCCGGtggattttaaaaattttagccACCAGTTGCGAATTTTTATTGGTGAACGCGACACACAAGTTTTCCTTGAACGCTTGCGTGAGCGCTTTGACAACCTACCCAACTTCTATTTTGATTACACGGTTTCAAATGGAAAGTTGTCTTCTGTATTCTGGGCTGATGAGATTTCAAAGCTAAACTACAAAGCTTTTGGCGATGTCCTCACCTTCGACGCGACTTACAGCACTAACAGGTGAGTTTCCCCTTAACATGTGTTAGGCCTGATATCAAAGTATACAAACCTAACCAAAAAAGTGTTACATTTTGTTAACTTCAAATCCATTTTTATTAATAGGTACAAGATGGTTTTTGTGCCATTCACGGGTGTGGATCATCATTTCCAATGTGTTACATTTGGTGCGGGTTTGATATCAACCGAGTCCATTAAATCTAATGTGTGGTTGCTTAAGGCTTTCTTGAAGGCACACAGTACTCAACCAACTCTCGTGTTGAGTGATCAAGACCCATCTATGCTTCAAGCTGTTCCTATGGTCTTTACCGAATCACGCCACCGGCTATGCATGTGGCATATAATGAAAAAACTACCCTCCAAGGTTAGGTTAAATCGTTAGCCTTTAACATGTGTTATTCAACATCACAGACTTATATGCATTTTTAAACTGTTTAATCTAACATGTGTTAGTAACTCTTAAAATTTACCAGATCTCTGCGGAACTTTTTGATAACACTGATGTTTGGGCCTGCATTCACCGGTTGGTTTGGAATGTTTATATCAAACCAGAAACGTTTGAGTCCTGCTGGCATGACCTCCTAGAAACATTTGGCCTACAAGACCACACTTGGTTGAACGACATgtacaacatcaaacatctttgGGTACCAGCCTACTTTAGGGAACTGCCAATGtgttgcttgatgaagaccatttCACGCTGCGAAAGCTCGAACGCTGCCTTCAATGTCAACTCAACAAGCGCAAACACCCTTGTACAATTTATGATGTGCTTTGAAAATAGGGTAGACAGCCAACGATATCGGCAACGCGTATCGGAGTACAAAACCTCATCCACGGTGTTCAAGGGCAATACTGATTTAGCGATAGAACAGCACGCGTTCGCCATTTACACAAACGCTGTTTTCATGCAAGTTCAAAAGGAGATAATTAAAGGGAAGTTTTTATGCTACATCACAAACCAAACCGAGTCCAGCAATACCACTCTTTTGCTAGACGTCACTCATTTGGACAAAAGGAACAACATCACAAACGTCTATCaggtaacacatgttaggcaagtTCATTATTACCACTCCACTAACATACGTTAGATATAAATGCCTTTTTTTGCTCAATATGTCCCCAACAGGTTACATATAACACTGTAGACCACTCCGCCAGTTGCTCATGCAAGAATTTCACACGTATCGGATATCTGTGTCGCCATGTCTTTTGCGTATATCGATTGAAAAATGTTGCAAAGATACCACCCCAATACATAAACGATAGGTGGCGCCGAGATGCCCTCCCAAAAGAGGTTTTTTCACTTTCCAGCCGATACGGCGTCAACGCACACGCACCGTCCGTTATGCGGAATGAAATCCCCGACCTCGTTACTGAATGCGTTGATGTGGCCAGAACCGATGAGGATTCATTGTCAAAATTGGTTGCCCAACTCCGGGATTTCAAGATCAATGTGCTTTCCAAGCAACCATTGGGTACAACTCAAAATGAAACAAACGAGTGTGAAATGGAAGAAATAGTTGGGCAACCAATCAACATTCCAGTCGAAGTTGCTAATCCAGATGTTGTACGCAATAAGGGATGTGGTACACATACTTGCATTTCCGGTCCTGGTGAGAAGGCAAAGACAAAACCACCAAAACGTCCAAAGCAGCTTCGTCTACGCAAGCGTTGTGGCCTGTATGTCGACGACCATGACTCACGCAACTGCGTTAAGGTGGCCGCAATGAAAGCAGCAAAGGCTGCTGCTGAACAACTAAGGCAGACCGCCACCGGTGCCTCCCCCTCTGATTCAAATCTTTCTTTTTGTTTACTAGTACTATGTAATGGGAGACTCTCTTCATTTTGGCCTTCTTACACACATGTAATAGTCTTTTAACATCCTCCTGCTTTTTTCTGTTACGTGTGTAAGAAGGTGGAACTATTTTTATCCCATTTATCATTTCTAGTCTTGTAAAAACTTTATGGCCTTTGGCACTTTGTGTTTGTAGGCCACCTTTTGTGGACCTCTGTTTGCTATTAACTTGTTTTTATTATTATCTTATGCATGGATAATTGTGGTTTTGGTTTATATTTTACAACAGCATTACAACagatgcttaacacatgttagcCCCGTACTTGGGGTTTTTGTAACTGTAAAGGATCAGTAAAAGACAAAAGGTGTTAACCACACCAATAGCTTATATATAAAGACACATCATGTTATAGAATTAAACTTCACAACTAGCCAACTTAACCACACATACTACTACTAGGTTACAACCGCAGAAAAAACAATGGATCGGCTACCGAGCCGTCACATCAACACATCCccacaaaaaaaataataataaaagaacaaaaaaacgACGCTAGTATGTCATCTACAAACATAGGGTCAACAGGTTAACACAACTTAACCACTTACGACATCCTAACTACCCTTTCTTATCCTCATCTCTATGAAACTTTTCATCATGGTGTTTCAACATCTTCATCATGAAAGTACAGAGGAGACGGGCTACGCTCACTCTCCCATGGGTCATGGTAACACCAGGACCTGATTGTTTCGGGTGAGTATGGACACAACGGGCAACCACATAATTCATGGTCTGGATCCGTCAGCAACCTAACCAACTCCTCTGGTAGCCCCTTCAAAATTTCAGCTTCTGGTAAAACGTGTTCCATACGGCGTCTGCTAACATCAGCTACATTGTTTGTTCCGCTTTCTGAAGCATCGTCACCACCCGGGCCTCCAGTTTTCACGTCCTGGCGCTTCTTGTGAAACACTTTTCTTTCGTAGCACACACCGTACCGACCCTCACATGCTTCCTTCCCCTTTTGCTTCAGCTTCTCCATGCCTGGTGGTGTAGCCGTGACCTTATTTTTATAAGTGTCCATCACATTAGCACACTTTGGAACCACTAAAAGTTTTTGGTTTACTGAAATATTACAGAATATGACTTGGTTCTTCATTACACTACTTATAGAGGTATATCATGGATACATTTAATATAGTTGTTGTGACTTGACTTTGATGTGACCATAAGGGGCAAAAAAACAATAGTTCCTTTTCCAATAAAGTTGTTTTCTAGCCACCAACCCCTATGTTACTAGACTTCTGCCACCTACTATCCCCAACTTCCAAGAATCCTACTACATTTATAACAGTGGGCCCCTTGACAACAGGAAGGAGCATTTTCATTTCCATAAATGTTACACCTGCcaatatataatttaaaacattATCAACTACATCAATAACATTCAAACACATGCAAGATTTGTATGTTGTCAATATTCTTCAGAGTATAAAATTACCAAGTTAATAAACATCAGTTTTAAACATACAGATTTCACACAGACAGTCTGTCCCCAAAAGAGCTGGTACACCTAACGCAACACCTATCCCACAATAAGTTTAAAGCAACATCCACAAAACAAAATACATGCCACACCCAAAACAAAGTCTACATATACATATAATAGGTGTCCCCAAAAGAGCTGGCACACTTAACGCTACACCTATCCCACAGTAAATACCATTCACCCCCTAACACACGTTACTCTAACCGGCAACCCTGCTGGATTTGAGGAAGCAGCACATTCCCCTCCGAACATAAGATGTGCGCAGCATACCTCTTTCTCAACTTCCGCACCTCGGCAATCTTCTTCGCCCCACTCATGCTGAACCCACAATTAAAACTTTTGTTTTTCCCCATGTAGCACTCCATGTGCCGCATTAAGAAGACCCCACAATCAGTTGTGTTTGTTGTCATCGCCCAACTAACCGGCATACGCTGGATGTTGCAGTCGTCAATGTCATCGGCTCGCGGATTCCCAACCTCCCAAAGGTATTGCACAAACATATCTTTCTGCATATACAGATACAAGCCATGCTCAATTAAAAAACACATCTTGAATACAATCACACTTACGGTACAACATGGGTCATTTTAGTAACTTACAAACTTATACGGTGTGTCCTTGTGGAGGTAGTATACACTACCTTCTATAGGCTAAGCTTGTCTGGCTTTGTCATTATCAACAACATAAATTCCGGGGTACCGTAACTCAAACACTAGCAAGTAAAAATGTTTTTGCTCCAAGATCGGGAACAAAACAATGTCGTGCTTTCTAAAATCAGGAACCATTTCAGCGCTGTTAACCGCACCTTTTATACCAACCCGAAACTTGTGCATCCGCACCTCGACTCCACCTTCCTCAGTTGTTAACATCCACGGAAACTTTCACAAAAGAGAAATTAATATGGATAACCACTCGCCACACCCTAACTACTTTTCCACAAAAAACATCAATCTACACAAATCATGTCTATATACAAAACACTCACCACAACTTTAGTACCAAAGAATAGCCTACTGTAAGCTTCCCTTGATTTTCGTTTCTCTTGGAAGTTTAGCACCTCCGCCCAACAGTCGATAATACCATACGACACCTCCTTGCCAACGTTTAAACTCTTGAACATAGCCCGGGACGCTTCTACATGGGCAGGGCTTCGAAACAGCAACTCCCTGGTTTCATATGTACATATAAAAAATTAACTTCCATATCTTAACACACGTTACTGTAATTTAACTCATTTTTTAACAATATCCCCCCTACTTACACAGCCATGTGTATCGGGCTATCAACATCATCAACTGACGACGTACCCTGTTCATTCCTGCggcaaaaatcaaaaaataaccAATTAACTAGATCCATTGGGTTCATGGTTTACATGCTATTATACAACAATAAACCCCGTAGTAGTTCTACTTACTTGTTTGCCTCCATTGCCCGCTTCCTACGAGAATGCCCATTTAGAAAGTGCGTCGGGGATTCATCAGCGTATATGTAATTCCACAGATTCGCCTCCTTCTTAGTGATTGGTTGTCCCATGTCAACAAACCTTATATAGTAAGGTGATCTATTTGGTTCCGTTGCCACTTTCTCTCTAAAAGGGAGCTTCCTTTTTTGGGCCCCCAATTCAGCTAACATACGTACACGGTGTGCTAGCGACAAATTGTCCTCCACCTCATTCGCATCACCACCAAATAATTCCAGCCCAGCTTTCCCCTTGTGGATTGCAATTGCGGAGTTATATGAGCTAACCGGTTCTACCATTATAACCATACTCAAGTTTGGGGTAGTCTCCACATCGCCTAAACAcgtataaaataataattcaCGTTACTCTGTAACCAATATAACACTTTCACAGTAAACAAAAATAGTAAAGCTTACCGGAACGTTCGGGCGCTGTTTCTGTCCCAGCCATCTCATCCACCTTTGCACTTGTGCAACCTGCATGTTCGATGCAAATAAGTATATTTAAATGACTCCCACTAAGCCAGCAATCCTAATCATTTTAATGCTCTTACGTACCGGTTTGCTGTGACTCGTCAAATTCACCACCAATTTGTGTCATTCCAAGACTCCAATTAGGCCCATCGAAACTACGTTCATCAATAAACGTATCGCCTCCGTCCACTGTTCGTATGATTAACACATGTTAACCCACTAAATGTTCCTAATAGGGAACTATTTAACACATGTTATAGAATGAAAAGCTTTACCGTTAAAATAAGGCTGCCACTCCTCTTCCGCCGCTTTGCCTTTACCATCCATAACCACCTCCTCAGCTTTATCGAAAGCATCTCCTTCCACAGAGCCAACCACCACGCCAACACACTCTTCCTTATTTACAACATTTGAATCTACTACGTCATGCTCAGTCTTACTATTTGAAGCTGCATAAAACATTCTTATCACATCTCATGCATAGGTTACTATTTGAAGCTGCATAAAAAATTTACCGTTACAATCATGGTACAGTTCTCTACAGCCGCCTTGCCTTTGCCATCCAAAACCACCTGTTCATCCTTATCGATAACATCACCTTCCACAGAGGCAAACACGACGCCACCACATTCTTCCTTACTTGCATCAGTTGCATCCACAACTTCATGCTCAGTCTTACTATTTGAAGTTGCATAAACATTCTCGAATAAATTAGACATGGCTAAACATGGTGCGTCTAGAGTTTTTACGACCCTACAAATAAAATGTTTTCTGAAGATTACCTTCATTGTCATTCCCTTCAACCTGGTCAGTAAGCTTAACATCCATCTCAGCAATTTTGGCTACCTCTTCAGCACAACTAAACCCCGGTTCAGAAATCTTATCCTTTTTTGCGTCAGTCGCTTCTAAATCTGTGATCTGCTGATCAACGTCCTTCTCATCCACATTATTGACAGGTGGAGGTACATGTCCTGCTGCCTCCACACTATATGCATCTTGACCAACCAACTGCATGCCAGAGCCACCGTTAATTATCAAAGAAACATGACACATGTTAAAACAGAATAAACTAATAAAGCACActataaaaaacaaacaatctgaaATGGTACGGAGCACTACCAGGTACACCCTGGATCGCTACTGCTTTAAAACGCCGTATTGCACGCATTAAACCCAACGGCTTATGGACTTGTTCAACATCACTTTTATCCCCGCTCCATTGTCCTTCAATATGTTCCGCCCCACCCATACTACAGTCACCTCCAGTTGAATTACCAGCCTCATGAACAATCTTATCACTGTTGACGCCTTCATTTGCTTCGTCCCCAACTTCACTACACCCCGCTTTACTTTCGTCGTGTTGCTTCTCAGTCTCGTTGCACCCTATAACATCACATTAATATTAAATGGGTTCAGACACGTACGCATATTACAGGGACATAAACTTTTTCGAGCAACAAACAACGCGTCACCATCAATGTGTACTTATGTTTTCTTCCTAGGTTGCCATCTATACACTTAACTGTAAACGTACAATGTAACTGGTAACACATGTAACACTTCACCTGTTTCGTTACCACCATCCGTGTTTGGCCCATCAAACTTTATATTTGTCTTACGCCTTTTTGGGGTCATACAACCTACTTTTTCAGGAGCATCCTTTAAGTTCTTAAGTCGAGGAGATCTCCTCACCCGCAACGACTTCCCACCATCTTGCAGCGTTTCAGCACACGCTTTTCTATCATCAGGTACGCTTGATTGCCCCGCAACATCAGCTGCAACCACAACAGATGTTAAACAATACGATCGGTAAGAcattaacatgtgttacactatACATTTCAGTCCCGTACGCATATTACAGGTACATAAACTTTCTCGAGCAATAAACAACGCGTCGCCATCAATGTGCACTTATGTTTTCTTCCTAGGCTGCCATCTATACACTTAACTATAAACGTACACTGAAAATGGTAACTCATGTAACACTTTACCTGTTTCGTTACCACCATCCGTGTTTGGCCCATCAAAATTTATATTTGTCTTACGCCTTTTTGGGGTCACACAACCTTCTTCTTTCTCACGAACATCCTTTAACCTCTCCAGTCGAGCAGATCTCCTCACCTGTAACGACTTCCCACCATCTTCCATCGTTTCAGCATACTCTTTTCCATCATCAGGTAAGCTTGATTGCCCCGCAACATCAGCTGCAACCACAACAGATGTTAATCAATACGATCGGTAACATATTAACATGTGTTACAGTGTACATTTCAGAAATATAATCATCGCACCTTCCAGGGCATCAAAGTCTATGGCTGAAGATCCTACTTCTTTCAATCTCCTTTTACTGATCCTTTTGTTAAGCCGATTAAGTGACTTCCTGTACAAAATAGCTATTGGCGAACCATCCGAGCATTCGTCATCCACGCCATTCCCTGCGAAAACGTTGCACATCAATAAATGCGTGCCACATTAATAAACTCAATATTACAAAGAATATTAATAAGCACAATATTACAAAGAATAACTGTGACTAACCAGCGTTCTCTCCCTCGTTAATGTGAATACTTTCATCATTTTTCAAATCTTCCAACACCTCATTGATACGGTGCGACGATAAATCTACCGCTTTATCGTGATCTGTACTTGCATAGGCTTTCTGTTCAAACAAACTTTCATACATTGCCTTCAACGTTTGTACTTCCTCGTCATCAGGGCTCTCCACACACATAGATTCTAACATACCCTCTATTTTGATTTTGTTCTTGTTTGTCACATTAATTAGCTGTCGTACCATCAACAGCCTCTcctgtttcaatttttttttcaacagTTACATACCGAAATTATATACTAATAGTAAAAAACACATGTTAGTGCATATAACTATACCTCCTTACTTGCCCAGTGTTCCACGTTATAGTTACTTGGAAGTGTTAACCCTTTAAACCGTCCCAGACCAAACCCACCATCAAGTATTTCCAGCCTTTCTCTCTCTCGAAATCTCTTCAAGTTCCAGAAAGCCAAAGGACACACCGCCTTGTCAACCTTCATACCTGTGCACTCAATGCTATCAACGTACAACAGCTACAAGAAACAGCGATCAGTTTAGTCCGAAAACAAGCCAGTATCTTAACACATGTTAATTCTCCCAAATAAATAAATTTCACTTACTATCAGAATCGTGAGAGGCCCAACGAAAATGCTTTGTGGGTCAAGCCGATCCCAGGTATCTTTGTAAGTTTTCAACTTATCTACCACCAGGTCACACCAGTCTACCTTTGCAAAATCCATTTCGTCATCTAGATACTCTAAGATTTCTTCTCGTAAACAACTTTGTTTATGACAGTCAACGAGCACTGCCACAAAACACATTACAAAATCCATACGGAAATCAAAACTGTCTTCGCTGTTGGACTCATCTATCATTTTCACCGTCTTTGTTGGAGGTACATGTACACCCGAGTATCTCGCCCTCCAATCGTAATGGCATCAACCAAGATGGGCAGCTTATCAATCGAACTAAACTTTTTCCCACCGGTCAGAATCCCTAATAACTGATGTATCACTTTCCTGTTTACCTTGATATTACCAGCAGACGTACATATCACCATCTTATCGGGATTAAAATTGTCGACAACAAAATAACCTAACTTAGTTGGTAACCCATCAACGCTGAAAGTAAGTAAATGACCAAAGCTCATTTCCCTGACCGCCTCACGTTGTTGGTTTGTCAATGCTCGTACGCACTTATAAAATTGTAGTGGTGCGGATCTCGTCCTTATTCCCGGAAATTCATCCTTCTTGGCTCGCTTACGGGCTTTGGGAACTTTTGCCTGTTCATTACCAACTTCCTTTTGCTTCCGTGCTTCACCTTTCACACTCTCCTCTGAAACTTTCTCCTTCCCTGTCCGTAACGTTCTCCCGCTTGATGTAGCTGTTACATCTGCCCTACGTACTGGTATAACGTTTTATACGCAACcaaaacacccaaaaaaattAGTCTACTTTACAACCATTTATGTCAATTCTTTCTAACACAAACGGTAACATTATAGTtatatgatgtgtgtaaaatgcaacatataaattacatcaaataaggcataaaactaaccctttttaagtactaatgttggaaaaagtgtatttttgtcttccttttgtattttcaggattaaatgagctcaaattaacaaaataaggaaaaagacagctaaatctaacataaatacaagaaagggaacaaaagtggactgcccgacccctcgacagcatcctcccaagcaaaacagagaagacagaagactgaacacgccccgtgctcagcgagcacggggccgtgcccaagaagcagcagaaaagacaaacctgtagaagcttctattgctcaccacggggccgtgcccagtgaacacaggggcgtgcccaaagtactgcaggcgcattaattgtaattgcgaattacaattaatgaggagaaaTAGTGTTAGACGGGCACGGGgacgtgcccagcggacacggggccgtgcccaggcttctgttcagcctataaataggagtgcttggatccatTGCAACTCattccttggcacaccacctctctcacacttcatccaccacccaccaccatcacaacaccatcatccaccaccatcatccattgtccatcatagagtgtgtgagtcatctcgggatccaagattgatcgtaagagttcttgacaatcaaggccatgtttgcctaagtctcttacatcacttggtgaagacagtgtttagtataatactttttagttttaatcttttgcacttcttaattggttttgtattaatgactttaataactagtttcttgtgttgaaggtgattcttccttatcgtttgtccgtggtgtcttggcattattttactgtctatataaaataaaagattttcaccattcatatctccacggtctatatggaggtatgttggctagctggtcgggggttaagggaacggtttggtaaggtcttgcccttgttcagcgtttagaggtcctgcaagggacctgggtcaaatttagtaggacctccttcaatacccaaaggtattggatggcgggggtccaaactctttgatcccctcataagttaactactattaatactataacccggctatttaggactgtatccctgctgactcagactacttagtcgagggtaacgtcacctccaaaagaggggcctaccataatttgcattaataacttaattaattatctttcaataatccgaccctttaggattgtaaccttgctgactcaaactactggatta encodes the following:
- the LOC110914100 gene encoding protein FAR1-RELATED SEQUENCE 5-like, which encodes MRAYRCLVALKGGHHNVNGTPVDFKNFSHQLRIFIGERDTQVFLERLRERFDNLPNFYFDYTVSNGKLSSVFWADEISKLNYKAFGDVLTFDATYSTNRYKMVFVPFTGVDHHFQCVTFGAGLISTESIKSNVWLLKAFLKAHSTQPTLVLSDQDPSMLQAVPMVFTESRHRLCMWHIMKKLPSKISAELFDNTDVWACIHRLVWNVYIKPETFESCWHDLLETFGLQDHTWLNDMYNIKHLWVPAYFRELPMCCLMKTISRCESSNAAFNVNSTSANTLVQFMMCFENRVDSQRYRQRVSEYKTSSTVFKGNTDLAIEQHAFAIYTNAVFMQVQKEIIKGKFLCYITNQTESSNTTLLLDVTHLDKRNNITNVYQVTYNTVDHSASCSCKNFTRIGYLCRHVFCVYRLKNVAKIPPQYINDRWRRDALPKEVFSLSSRYGVNAHAPSVMRNEIPDLVTECVDVARTDEDSLSKLVAQLRDFKINVLSKQPLGTTQNETNECEMEEIVGQPINIPVEVANPDVVRNKGCGTHTCISGPGEKAKTKPPKRPKQLRLRKRCGLYVDDHDSRNCVKVAAMKAAKAAAEQLRQTATGASPSDSNLSFCLLVLCNGRLSSFWPSYTHVIVF